One segment of Panulirus ornatus isolate Po-2019 chromosome 2, ASM3632096v1, whole genome shotgun sequence DNA contains the following:
- the LOC139753403 gene encoding uncharacterized protein isoform X1, with the protein MGTNMIFLIMLLLRGGLCLRCYGCSGYDDSQAYHKITNNPSCADGNFDESQVEVFVQYGSSLTCFAQTYTIGLEGCTIVKSFRRDTFADSIFFHMLFSPETSQFSVEVTQRGIRSMIRFSDFKGPNLHHGWMMMELVLRDKLKVRFRNGSDWLTGTENKMMSREPHKTVRMRGGHFMEDCPEETPFWILEGFAEDQSLFIGENEETLSFFPNHPTKIYFTVGKEKLVFCWHVASNTTTVLSAASQMGICDHLPAFTLSWLQLVSQASVFKISDPRRPEPLRSFHLDEQGGSITFDSSSVNGATYVVHHLNGFPQQIFGATQSSRGSPTGTSLNNDVCVRVMLPVMIMLVVLLLVSGCAGVVFYQRWTKARKVLYMLRRQGDGSKQNNNTSNTTCEEGQQPIQGAPLPPARRPPKVSVDNLYMIPREMKVNSEHMYEEVNWLSQHNSSGSHENSAFEQTKTGKQ; encoded by the exons ATGGGGACAaatatgatctttcttatcatgttaTTACTACGCGGAG GGTTGTGTCTACGATGCTATGGCTGCAGCGGCTATGACGACTCCCAGGCATACCACAAGATCACCAACAACCCATCCTGCGCTGACGGTAACTTTGACGAATCCCAGGTAGAGGTCTTCGTCCAGTACGGCAGCAGCCTCACTTGCTTTGCCCAGACTTACACCATAGGTCTTGAAG GATGCACCATCGTGAAGAGCTTCAGGAGAGACACTTTCGCAGACTCCATCTTCTTCCATATGCTCTTCTCACCGGAGACTTCCCAGTTCTCCGTCGAAGTCACGCAAAGAGGCATCAGGAGCATGATCCGGTTCAGTGACTTCAAAGGTCCGAATCTCCACcatgggtggatgatgatggagttgGTTCTGAGAGATAAGTTGAAGGTTCGCTTCAGAAACGGTAGCGATTGGCTAACGGGGACGGAGAACAAGATGATGAGCAGAGAGCCGCATAAGACTGTCAGGATGCGTGGAGGTCACTTCATGGAAGATTGTCCAGAAG AAACTCCTTTTTGGATTCTTGAGGGCTTCGCCGAAGACCAGAGCCTGTTCATTGGGGAGAACGAGGAGACCCTGAGTTTCTTCCCAAATCATCCAACGAAGATATACTTCACGGTAGGCAAGGAGAAGTTGGTCTTCTGCTGGCATGTTGCATCCAACACCACTACTGTGCTGTCTGCGGCGTCACAAATGGGAATTTGTGATCACCTGCCTGCCTTCACTTTATCTTGGCTCCAGTTGGTTTCTCAGGCTTCTGTTTTTAAG ATCAGCGATCCTAGACGCCCTGAACCACTGAGGAGCTTCCACTTAGATGAACAGGGTGGATCCATAACCTTTGATTCCAGCAGTGTAAACGGCGCCACCTACGTAGTTCACCACCTTAATGGCTTTCCCCAACAAATTTTTGGAGCAACTCAGTCCAGCCGCGGGAGTCCCACAGGCACATCCCTCAACAATG ACGTATGTGTGAGAGTGATGCTGCCGGTAATGATCatgttggtggtgctgctgctggtgtccgGCTGTGCAGGTGTCGTCTTTTACCAGCGATGGACCAAAGCTCGAAAG GTGCTGTATATGCTTCGTCGCCAGGGCGATGGAAGCAAGCAGAataacaacaccagcaacaccacttgTGAGGAGGGCCAACAGCCTATCCAAGGGGCACCGCTTCCGCCCGCACGCCGACCCCCAAAAGTCTCGGTCGACAATCTCTACATGATTCCACGTGAGATGAAGGTCAACTCCGAGCATATGTACGAGGAAGTAAACTGGTTATCACAGCACAATTCCAGTGGAAGCCATGAAAACTCGGCTTTTGAGCAAACTAAAACGGGAAAACAGTGA
- the LOC139753403 gene encoding uncharacterized protein isoform X2, with amino-acid sequence MITIHKVVIQFVIVRAVVLQAALHDLSQTNFLHEGCTIVKSFRRDTFADSIFFHMLFSPETSQFSVEVTQRGIRSMIRFSDFKGPNLHHGWMMMELVLRDKLKVRFRNGSDWLTGTENKMMSREPHKTVRMRGGHFMEDCPEETPFWILEGFAEDQSLFIGENEETLSFFPNHPTKIYFTVGKEKLVFCWHVASNTTTVLSAASQMGICDHLPAFTLSWLQLVSQASVFKISDPRRPEPLRSFHLDEQGGSITFDSSSVNGATYVVHHLNGFPQQIFGATQSSRGSPTGTSLNNDVCVRVMLPVMIMLVVLLLVSGCAGVVFYQRWTKARKVLYMLRRQGDGSKQNNNTSNTTCEEGQQPIQGAPLPPARRPPKVSVDNLYMIPREMKVNSEHMYEEVNWLSQHNSSGSHENSAFEQTKTGKQ; translated from the exons ATGATTACGATCCATAAGGTGGTCATCCAGTTCGTGATTGTGAGAGCGGTGGTTCTACAAGCAGCCCTACATGATCTCAGTCAAACCAattttcttcatgaag GATGCACCATCGTGAAGAGCTTCAGGAGAGACACTTTCGCAGACTCCATCTTCTTCCATATGCTCTTCTCACCGGAGACTTCCCAGTTCTCCGTCGAAGTCACGCAAAGAGGCATCAGGAGCATGATCCGGTTCAGTGACTTCAAAGGTCCGAATCTCCACcatgggtggatgatgatggagttgGTTCTGAGAGATAAGTTGAAGGTTCGCTTCAGAAACGGTAGCGATTGGCTAACGGGGACGGAGAACAAGATGATGAGCAGAGAGCCGCATAAGACTGTCAGGATGCGTGGAGGTCACTTCATGGAAGATTGTCCAGAAG AAACTCCTTTTTGGATTCTTGAGGGCTTCGCCGAAGACCAGAGCCTGTTCATTGGGGAGAACGAGGAGACCCTGAGTTTCTTCCCAAATCATCCAACGAAGATATACTTCACGGTAGGCAAGGAGAAGTTGGTCTTCTGCTGGCATGTTGCATCCAACACCACTACTGTGCTGTCTGCGGCGTCACAAATGGGAATTTGTGATCACCTGCCTGCCTTCACTTTATCTTGGCTCCAGTTGGTTTCTCAGGCTTCTGTTTTTAAG ATCAGCGATCCTAGACGCCCTGAACCACTGAGGAGCTTCCACTTAGATGAACAGGGTGGATCCATAACCTTTGATTCCAGCAGTGTAAACGGCGCCACCTACGTAGTTCACCACCTTAATGGCTTTCCCCAACAAATTTTTGGAGCAACTCAGTCCAGCCGCGGGAGTCCCACAGGCACATCCCTCAACAATG ACGTATGTGTGAGAGTGATGCTGCCGGTAATGATCatgttggtggtgctgctgctggtgtccgGCTGTGCAGGTGTCGTCTTTTACCAGCGATGGACCAAAGCTCGAAAG GTGCTGTATATGCTTCGTCGCCAGGGCGATGGAAGCAAGCAGAataacaacaccagcaacaccacttgTGAGGAGGGCCAACAGCCTATCCAAGGGGCACCGCTTCCGCCCGCACGCCGACCCCCAAAAGTCTCGGTCGACAATCTCTACATGATTCCACGTGAGATGAAGGTCAACTCCGAGCATATGTACGAGGAAGTAAACTGGTTATCACAGCACAATTCCAGTGGAAGCCATGAAAACTCGGCTTTTGAGCAAACTAAAACGGGAAAACAGTGA